One Actinospica robiniae DSM 44927 genomic region harbors:
- the pglZ gene encoding BREX-2 system phosphatase PglZ, with protein MPTAAEQTSQRAPRISRSVLAGLVRGELERKRAQLLLVHADSSEWSGTDGSFALNVIGLRYQVSVVECGSVLAAADAWERHQAAQTGSDVRVLVITTSVPDEDLGLSLRAYAAHQATITVRRDELVLEQFNLRELDWRLSREQWLLDALLDAAPPGGWAAGRKRIGTVLTRDAAAAALLEARTGLAGEDDGLTAPDIGTLLEWSAQGAGSQRYAELSGAERDGLAAWMRETSGAPAALVLRLAELGRGADAVPLGLLWRSANGHGDALLLIGALFGHGGPTTGDLDALATAAEGAVARWITAAARSSAATATGQRDRVLAAVARAEQLASASRHLTAGFRESAVLPLGFSARWNEFAQALAHESGSSAAAAVAEKYDALCRHRLAALFPQRIELAEMALRVVRWLARTAEATAAQPKSVAAHLSRHIDELAWVDRALNTLHHGDPYLDPDQDSADYVASVLRELHDRARTARSAMDTAFAEILARWTPAADAAHPGGVLPIEAVMETVVAPLAAGIDRAPMILVIDGMSGAVAVELAEEMTRRNQWTEIALTGQGRKSRMTACAMVPSITVVSRCSLLSGTASKGGQEREKAGFAAFWRAHGYAASLFHKADIPGEGAGARLSGRLTQELSGPGVVGVVLNDVDDALDKGARGDRARWAHESLTHLAVLLDAASAYGRPVVIVSDHGHVLDRSTAQDSPARTTSTDRSQRYRSTDGEPAGPGEVVLTGLRVLEHGGSLVAAVSEPLRYTSRKAGYHGGASLAEMAIPVLVFLQAGQPVPEATGGPEWSVLNQSQTTPVWWSGEQPPGGVVQAQPAPRKRPARGAVPSSETGAEALFSLEPGQGTTANAAPTRPASPLLGSLVVASEAYARQRKFVPKMKDAEVTAVIDALDAAGRTLPAAALAQAVGRSGTLFDGFVANLERLLNIDQYPVVSRIDAGRTIRLDTELLREQFGLGRR; from the coding sequence GTGCCCACGGCAGCCGAGCAAACCTCCCAGCGGGCGCCCCGGATCAGCCGGAGCGTGCTGGCCGGGCTTGTTCGCGGCGAACTCGAGCGCAAGCGCGCGCAGCTCTTGCTCGTGCACGCCGACTCGTCCGAGTGGTCGGGCACGGACGGATCATTCGCCCTCAATGTCATTGGCCTGCGTTACCAGGTGAGCGTCGTCGAGTGCGGCAGCGTTCTGGCTGCGGCGGACGCATGGGAACGGCACCAAGCGGCACAGACTGGATCCGACGTCCGGGTCCTGGTGATCACAACCTCGGTTCCGGACGAGGACCTGGGGCTGAGCCTGCGCGCGTATGCGGCGCATCAGGCCACGATCACCGTGCGACGCGACGAACTGGTTCTCGAGCAGTTCAACCTGCGCGAACTCGACTGGCGCCTGAGCCGTGAGCAGTGGCTGCTCGACGCGCTTCTCGATGCCGCGCCGCCCGGCGGGTGGGCGGCCGGACGAAAGCGCATCGGAACCGTGCTGACCAGAGACGCCGCCGCCGCTGCCCTGTTGGAGGCGCGCACTGGGCTGGCAGGCGAGGACGACGGCCTGACCGCTCCGGATATCGGCACGCTTCTCGAATGGAGCGCGCAGGGAGCCGGCTCTCAGCGTTACGCGGAGCTGTCGGGAGCCGAACGCGACGGCTTGGCCGCCTGGATGCGGGAGACCTCCGGTGCTCCCGCCGCGCTGGTGCTGCGTCTGGCCGAGCTCGGCCGGGGCGCGGACGCGGTGCCCCTCGGGCTGCTGTGGAGATCCGCGAACGGTCACGGCGACGCGTTGCTGCTGATCGGGGCGCTGTTCGGTCACGGCGGGCCCACGACCGGGGACCTGGACGCTCTGGCCACGGCGGCGGAAGGAGCCGTCGCCCGGTGGATTACCGCAGCGGCGCGCTCCTCGGCCGCGACCGCGACGGGCCAGCGTGATCGGGTACTGGCCGCGGTGGCCCGCGCCGAACAACTCGCCTCCGCAAGCCGCCATCTGACCGCCGGATTCCGAGAGAGCGCCGTCCTGCCGCTGGGCTTCTCCGCGCGGTGGAACGAATTCGCCCAGGCGCTCGCACACGAGTCGGGCTCGAGTGCTGCTGCTGCGGTGGCGGAGAAGTACGACGCGCTATGTCGGCACCGTCTCGCCGCGCTCTTCCCGCAGCGGATCGAACTGGCCGAGATGGCGCTGCGCGTGGTCCGGTGGCTGGCCCGCACCGCCGAAGCGACGGCGGCTCAGCCAAAATCCGTCGCCGCGCATCTATCCCGGCACATCGACGAGCTCGCCTGGGTCGATCGTGCGCTGAACACGTTGCACCACGGAGACCCCTACCTCGATCCTGACCAAGATTCAGCCGACTACGTCGCCTCGGTCTTGCGCGAGCTCCACGACCGTGCGCGCACCGCCCGCTCCGCAATGGACACCGCGTTCGCAGAGATCCTCGCCCGCTGGACGCCCGCAGCCGATGCAGCCCATCCCGGCGGTGTCCTGCCGATCGAGGCGGTGATGGAGACAGTGGTCGCGCCCTTGGCAGCAGGCATCGACCGGGCGCCAATGATCCTCGTGATCGACGGGATGTCCGGCGCCGTCGCCGTCGAATTAGCCGAGGAGATGACACGGCGCAACCAGTGGACCGAGATCGCGCTCACGGGCCAGGGCCGCAAGTCCCGTATGACCGCGTGTGCGATGGTGCCCTCGATCACCGTGGTCAGCCGTTGCAGTCTGCTGTCAGGGACTGCGAGCAAGGGCGGTCAGGAGCGTGAGAAGGCAGGGTTCGCGGCGTTCTGGCGGGCCCACGGATATGCAGCGAGCCTGTTCCACAAAGCCGATATCCCGGGCGAGGGCGCCGGAGCGCGCCTTAGCGGTCGATTGACGCAGGAGCTTTCCGGCCCAGGGGTGGTCGGGGTGGTGCTCAACGACGTGGACGACGCGCTGGACAAGGGCGCCCGCGGCGACCGTGCCCGATGGGCGCATGAGAGCCTCACCCACCTCGCCGTCCTGCTCGACGCCGCGAGCGCGTACGGTCGCCCGGTCGTGATCGTTAGCGATCACGGCCACGTGCTGGACCGATCCACGGCACAGGATTCACCGGCGCGAACAACGAGCACTGACCGAAGCCAGCGCTACCGCAGCACCGACGGCGAACCCGCTGGCCCGGGCGAGGTGGTGCTCACCGGGCTGCGCGTGCTCGAGCACGGCGGCAGCCTCGTCGCGGCGGTGAGCGAGCCGCTCAGGTACACCTCGAGGAAGGCCGGCTACCACGGGGGCGCGTCCCTGGCCGAGATGGCCATACCGGTTCTGGTGTTCCTCCAGGCCGGGCAGCCCGTGCCCGAAGCTACGGGCGGGCCCGAGTGGAGCGTGCTGAACCAAAGCCAGACGACCCCTGTGTGGTGGAGCGGCGAACAACCGCCCGGCGGCGTGGTTCAGGCACAGCCGGCACCGCGCAAACGTCCTGCCCGAGGCGCTGTGCCCTCGAGCGAGACCGGGGCCGAAGCCCTGTTCTCTCTCGAACCGGGCCAGGGCACGACAGCGAACGCGGCGCCCACACGGCCGGCCTCCCCCTTGCTCGGCTCGCTCGTTGTGGCCAGCGAAGCCTACGCACGCCAGCGCAAGTTCGTGCCGAAGATGAAGGACGCCGAGGTCACTGCGGTAATCGACGCGCTGGACGCGGCCGGAAGGACGCTTCCGGCCGCAGCGCTCGCCCAAGCCGTCGGGCGGTCCGGCACGCTGTTCGACGGGTTCGTCGCCAACCTCGAGCGGCTTCTGAACATCGACCAGTATCCGGTGGTCTCCCGGATCGACGCGGGGCGCACCATCCGGCTCGACACAGAACTGCTGCGCGAGCAGTTCGGCCTCGGGCGCCGCTAG
- the brxD gene encoding BREX system ATP-binding protein BrxD gives MTAPTPTEAEVSVSPVRRRQIVDALRRGTVPQTGLDLFAVGMQRFVPALDEQLSAVAAGAAAFQAVRGEYGSGKTFFARYLAECARRAGLATSEIQISEGETPLHRLETVYRRLTEHLTTSTHQPSALTAVIDSWLYTLEEDAAEQLGASADDPEQVSAAVEGLLEQRLAVVATTAPAFSAALRGYRQSRLSGDTSTAEALAAWLGGQPSVAAAAKRAAGVRGDLDHTAALGFLRGLLTVLRESGHPGLLVVLDEIETLQRVRSDVREKGLNALRQLIDEIDAGHLPGLFLVITGTPAFFDGQQGVQRLAPLAQRLATDFTTDPRFDSARAVQLRLTGFDIDRLTELGNRVTALYANGARNPDRVARFADDAYLRDLACAVAGHLGGQVGIAPRLFLRKLVADVLDRIDEFPDFDPRKHYRLTVNDAELTEAERNAGAATRADEVELDLP, from the coding sequence ATGACGGCGCCCACGCCGACGGAAGCCGAGGTGTCGGTCAGCCCGGTCCGGCGACGGCAGATCGTGGACGCACTGCGTCGCGGCACCGTGCCGCAAACCGGCCTCGACCTGTTCGCCGTCGGGATGCAGCGGTTCGTTCCGGCTCTGGACGAACAACTGTCCGCGGTCGCAGCGGGAGCCGCAGCATTCCAGGCGGTGCGCGGCGAATACGGAAGCGGCAAGACCTTCTTCGCCCGGTATCTCGCCGAGTGCGCGCGCAGAGCCGGCCTTGCCACCAGCGAGATCCAGATCTCCGAGGGCGAGACGCCGCTGCACCGGCTCGAGACGGTCTACCGACGGCTCACCGAGCATCTGACCACCTCCACACACCAGCCCAGCGCACTGACCGCCGTGATCGACTCATGGCTCTACACATTGGAGGAGGACGCCGCAGAGCAGCTCGGCGCGAGCGCCGACGACCCCGAACAGGTCTCGGCGGCCGTCGAGGGCCTGCTCGAACAGCGCCTCGCCGTCGTCGCCACCACGGCCCCGGCGTTCTCCGCAGCACTGCGCGGCTACCGCCAATCTCGCCTGTCCGGAGACACGAGCACCGCTGAAGCGCTCGCGGCCTGGCTGGGAGGTCAGCCGAGCGTGGCTGCCGCCGCGAAACGCGCCGCAGGGGTGCGCGGTGACCTGGACCACACCGCCGCGCTCGGCTTTCTGCGCGGCCTGCTCACTGTGCTCCGGGAAAGCGGCCATCCAGGATTGCTCGTCGTACTCGACGAGATCGAGACGCTGCAGCGCGTGCGCTCCGACGTTCGGGAGAAGGGCCTCAACGCCCTGCGCCAACTGATCGACGAGATCGATGCCGGGCACCTGCCCGGCCTGTTCCTCGTGATCACCGGCACCCCGGCGTTCTTCGATGGCCAACAGGGCGTGCAGCGACTGGCGCCATTGGCCCAACGACTGGCCACCGACTTCACCACCGACCCCCGATTCGATTCCGCGCGCGCAGTCCAACTGAGGCTCACCGGCTTCGACATCGACCGCCTGACTGAACTCGGCAACCGGGTCACAGCCCTGTACGCGAACGGTGCTCGCAACCCCGACCGCGTCGCGCGATTCGCGGACGACGCCTACCTTCGCGACCTGGCCTGCGCGGTCGCCGGGCACCTGGGCGGGCAGGTCGGCATCGCACCGCGCCTGTTCCTGCGCAAACTGGTCGCCGACGTACTCGACCGAATCGACGAGTTTCCCGACTTTGACCCGCGCAAGCACTATCGCCTTACCGTCAACGACGCCGAGCTCACCGAGGCCGAGCGCAACGCCGGCGCGGCGACCCGCGCCGACGAGGTCGAGCTGGACCTGCCGTGA
- a CDS encoding DEAD/DEAH box helicase, with protein sequence MITAHSGEDEDPFAALHPVLAHHIVNTLGWRNLRPLQRAAIRPLLAGADAVLLAPTAGGKTEAALFPLLTAMDRDRRRGLSVLYLCPIKALLNNLAPRVGSYTDWIGRRTALWHGDIGAGARRALLREPSDILLTTPESLEAMLVSVNVDEQDLFRSLAAVVIDEVHAFASDDRGWHLLAVLERLSRLCGRPLQRIGLSATVGNPEQLAAWLQGANPTGRKPEVIAAGTGPLSPHPRAADLELDYVGSLENAARVIAALHTGQKRLVFCDARRQVEQLGQALNALGVQTFLSHASLSADERRRSETAFAEARDCVIIATSTLELGIDVGDLDRVIQIDAPNTVASFLQRLGRTGRRPQTERNCLFLATGERQLLQAAGLLHLWGQGFVERVAAPPEPLHLVAQQVMALCLQKGRVGDRLWEQEWNGLTPFDAEAAPIVEHLRSEGFLDADGGMLFVGPTAEHRFGRRHFMELTASFTAPPQFTVLAGRTEIGQVEPGLLTAFADGPRRILLAGRSWQITFIDWARRRCQVEPADGGGRARWGASAERGGLSFELTQAMRTVLLGEDPPVRLTRRAETALAKAREKGSTLVHPDGLIIDVGDRATRVRWWTWAGHRANLTLAASLTEAGGPGWSSAPAVSDRWIAIPRELTFAEWKEVSAIARNRPLRAPAPDPNALQGLKFSEALPKQLAERVLATRLADYEGARHVFSVPTHWHAGRDL encoded by the coding sequence GTGATCACGGCGCACAGCGGCGAGGATGAGGATCCGTTCGCCGCGCTGCATCCGGTGCTCGCCCACCACATCGTCAATACTCTGGGATGGCGGAATCTACGCCCCCTGCAGCGCGCGGCGATCCGCCCGCTGCTCGCGGGAGCAGACGCGGTGCTGCTCGCGCCGACGGCCGGCGGGAAGACCGAAGCCGCGCTCTTCCCGCTGCTGACCGCGATGGATCGAGACCGGCGCCGCGGCTTAAGCGTGCTCTATCTGTGCCCAATCAAGGCCCTGCTCAACAACCTCGCGCCCCGCGTCGGCAGTTACACTGACTGGATCGGCCGGCGGACAGCGCTCTGGCACGGCGACATCGGAGCCGGAGCGCGTCGGGCGCTGCTCCGCGAGCCGTCCGACATCCTGCTGACTACTCCCGAGTCGTTGGAAGCGATGCTCGTCTCGGTGAACGTGGACGAGCAGGACCTGTTCCGCAGCCTCGCCGCCGTGGTGATCGACGAAGTGCACGCGTTCGCTTCCGACGACCGCGGCTGGCACCTGCTGGCCGTCCTCGAAAGGCTCAGCAGATTGTGCGGTCGCCCGCTCCAGCGCATCGGGCTGTCCGCCACCGTCGGCAACCCCGAACAACTCGCGGCCTGGCTCCAAGGTGCGAACCCCACGGGACGCAAGCCCGAGGTCATCGCGGCCGGTACAGGCCCGCTCTCGCCTCATCCGCGCGCTGCAGACCTCGAACTGGACTACGTCGGTTCGCTGGAAAATGCCGCGCGCGTCATCGCCGCGCTGCACACCGGCCAGAAGCGACTCGTGTTCTGCGACGCCCGGCGCCAGGTCGAGCAACTCGGCCAAGCGCTCAACGCCCTCGGCGTGCAAACCTTCCTCTCCCACGCCTCGCTTTCGGCCGACGAACGCCGACGCAGCGAGACCGCGTTCGCCGAGGCCAGGGACTGCGTCATCATCGCCACGTCCACCCTCGAACTCGGCATCGACGTAGGCGACCTCGACCGGGTCATCCAGATCGACGCGCCGAACACCGTCGCCTCCTTCCTCCAGCGACTCGGGCGGACCGGCCGGCGCCCGCAAACCGAGCGCAACTGCTTGTTCCTGGCGACCGGCGAACGCCAACTCCTTCAGGCCGCCGGACTACTCCACCTGTGGGGACAAGGGTTCGTGGAACGGGTCGCCGCCCCGCCCGAGCCGCTGCATCTCGTCGCCCAGCAGGTGATGGCGCTGTGCCTGCAAAAAGGCAGAGTCGGCGACCGCCTGTGGGAGCAGGAGTGGAACGGCCTGACCCCATTCGACGCCGAAGCCGCCCCCATTGTCGAACACCTGCGCAGCGAAGGGTTCCTCGACGCGGACGGAGGCATGCTCTTCGTAGGCCCTACAGCCGAGCACCGCTTCGGCCGTCGCCACTTCATGGAGCTGACCGCGTCCTTCACAGCACCGCCGCAGTTCACGGTGCTCGCAGGACGCACCGAGATCGGCCAAGTCGAGCCCGGACTCCTCACGGCATTCGCCGACGGCCCGCGCCGGATCCTTCTGGCCGGACGCAGTTGGCAGATCACGTTCATCGACTGGGCACGACGTAGATGCCAGGTCGAGCCCGCCGACGGCGGCGGCCGCGCCAGGTGGGGAGCATCCGCGGAGCGTGGCGGCCTGTCCTTCGAGCTGACCCAGGCGATGCGCACAGTCCTCCTCGGAGAAGACCCCCCCGTGCGCCTCACCCGTCGCGCGGAAACCGCGCTCGCCAAGGCGAGGGAGAAAGGGAGCACTCTGGTACATCCGGATGGGCTGATCATCGACGTCGGTGACCGCGCCACCAGGGTGCGGTGGTGGACCTGGGCAGGGCATCGCGCGAACCTCACCCTCGCGGCGTCTTTGACCGAAGCCGGCGGCCCCGGGTGGTCGAGCGCACCCGCCGTGAGCGACCGGTGGATCGCGATCCCTCGAGAGCTGACCTTCGCCGAGTGGAAGGAGGTGTCCGCCATCGCCCGAAATCGTCCGCTTCGCGCCCCGGCTCCTGACCCCAACGCCCTTCAAGGCCTGAAATTCTCCGAAGCCCTGCCAAAGCAGTTGGCCGAGCGGGTACTCGCCACGCGCCTGGCTGACTACGAGGGCGCACGCCACGTATTCTCAGTCCCCACACACTGGCACGCTGGCCGTGATCTGTAG